The Punica granatum isolate Tunisia-2019 chromosome 4, ASM765513v2, whole genome shotgun sequence sequence tttcatttttgtgtttggaaagaaaaaaaaataatatatatatatatatatgtatgtatatgcagGTTCCTACAGagtacataattattacttttttcctttttcttcaattttttctaccatttaattcaatttttaatactaaattctctcgactattcattacttttttcacaattcaacagcacagtcattactttctctaaactatttattgttttttctcactttttctcataattcaacaacacaattattacaacctcaaataaatataattatctaTAATTGATCCTAAACAAAGCCTtaaggactgaattgaaaccGTAGTAAAACTTCATAAAACAGAGTTTTAAATGGTCCCGCTCATCGTTACACTTTTGTCAAACTCACTTTGTGATCATTCCCCAACTTATCATCGAACACAACATCAACACATCAAGGGGGAGGGGGGgtcctaaacatgccactaaaaTCGAGAAATTGTGCATCTTCCGGGCCCGGCTGGAAGCAAATCTTGCAACCCTTCACTCCCCTTGAATAGCTCTGTCTTGTTGCGAGCAATGATATTGAAGGAGTTTTGGTAACTTGTGAGTGGGTCTTCTTCCTTCGCGAGCCTCTTCCTTTCTTCTGCTTTTGCTCGGTAACACATGtatgaaatggaaaaaaaaaaaaggagaattgGGCATGTTGGGAATTGGTATATACCCTGgaggcaatctgtcatcagttctgtattgtgacatgtatattattataatacgaggcatttctgttattgtgtgggttgcgctaaatattaatttatataataacgtccttggaataataggttcaataggcattaagtgtgacttgattgtgagatcctataatttaTGAACATTATTCTTAAATATCCCTAGTCAAaatattatcgttaattaggacaacgataatgcggttagactagtgtgggtgttgattgatgaccaagtctcacaggtcatgaatgtagagatatcaagtcacactatacattaggagtaatgcatactggactgacccgccatgagactGTTACATGGGTTGTTATGTGGCTGTCATTAGTAGTTCTCATAATGACTATGGTGCAGTGATCATTTGACTTGGGGTCACCATGATTTCTTACATGTAATGTTGTATACTTTGATGCTGTCAAacacaggctggttataaagacagttattgggtatgtcACAGAACATTGAGAGGAACGTgcgtgaccaagataggatttttCCCTCCTACGTAACGGGAGCAATATCTAACGACCGCTTGGTGGGTagagtctaaaagtgtatgcatatcCAAATAAGTCGATATAtggatatcgagctcatttgttctgatagacttacccggtaaacccaaaaaaaaagattgagcCATAAAAGGATAACAGCGACCATGTCTTgagctcaatagagatataaaGGACAAATGGATTATACTGCACGGTAACATAGGTCACAAGTTCGTCGATAAATTGATTTTCTGATTACTTGAGTAGTAGTGATGTATTGTCAGATGTCgttcactgtttgtaatattaaaatagatatttcgatattactgtcaacgtaatcaGGAACTTACAGGATTACACACTACGACCAAATCGATGGGATGATTTTGAAACACTGAAATTTTCTAATGGAGATTAGACGAGTTAAGGTGCAatcgattaatcggatatttaatgaaattaaatttaccgaataattagacccgatttattggACTTAATGAGACCCGATTCAGTACACAAATCGACAAGAAAATGGGGCCCGAAATGGGCACCATTTGGCCTTCCCATACATAGCCACCTAGTGCCCAATGCATGGTGACAAGTGGGCTCCATGTAGTCTTGCAAATGGCATGTGGGAAGCCTATCTTAGGCTTGTCCCACATCGGCCATGGATGGGAATTGGTTTCCCATAATACGTATATAAATAAGGCATAGAGGGATGGGTATGGAGGCAGGAATATATTTGCATGTGTAAGTGAGAGTTCGGTTTGGAAAGTCCAAATCTGAAAGGTTGATTGGTCTAATAATTTTGGTGCAGTCAATAATTTTGAGTGTTGCATCAGTGGATTTTCTTTGAAAGTTATCCGTTAGTACTATCGCTCTCAAAGATTCAGATTCATTGataaagtcggtgtggatagaTTGATAAAGTCGATGTGGATATTTATTTTGCCTATTCTCATTCTATTAGTATTAGTAGGTCTTGAGATTTGGTGTGGATATTAATTTTGTCTATTCCTATTTTACTAGTAGGTCTTGAGATTTAATTTTACGgataggaaattttgaatttctccttCTTCTACTTTTATGTACCTCTATGTAGACCCCgtccccgtgaaactagcaggGCAGAACAAAGATAGAGCTATGCAAATTctgaagaaaaaatttcaagaagcCATACAACACAAGTTCAAGCTCGAGCATATGGAAAGTAAAGGAAATACATGAAGCCAACAAGAAACAAATCACGATGATCCCCAACCTAACTCGGTAAGGCACTGTCGAGGAAAGATGAACGAAAATGCAAGCATTTGAATAGCTCTGTCCAGCTGAATTAGCAAATGAACTCTGAACTTTGTGAAAATTGTTGCCCAAATGTACATCCTTCCCGGGGTCCCCTTCAATATCCCACGAGCTAAGACTTGAACACCTCACAATGCTATAACATCGATCCATGGCATCAAATACAAAACCAGAAATGATCTCCATGGTGAAATTCGCCATGGATTTATGGACTGGATTAACGATCCCCTCTAAATTTTCACTGGAGTCCATGGTGAATTATCCAAAAGATAGAAATCAATAAGGATTATTGGTTTTATAGAATGACTTGCTACAATTATAACACTCTTAtgtgatataattttttacatgTACCTTCCTTTGTAGTTAGCCTTAGTAGGTCAACCAATATATCCTGCTCTGATAGTTTTTGCTTGGGTTTTTGCATGTAGATGAATGAAGGATCCTcgtttacaaaaaaaaaaaaaaaaagagtaccTCCCCCCATCTTCCAAGCAATGTACAATGTGAAATTCATACGATTTATTGGATAgctaattgaaattaataattaattgaatatcatacattaattccaaataataataataataatatattttggaGATTAACATGTGTAATAGTTTTTGTAATAAGACTATTTCTAATTATTATATGATTAGATTAATTGATCCATTTTCATTCTTAACCGATCACAAAAATTATGCCATTAAACAGAAAGATCTATGGTTATGACAACTATGAAAAGCACAGTacataaataatgaaaataattactttGAAGAAAATGTTCTcctaaaattttcattctcttGCCAAATAgcatattttcaatatattctAATCACTGAATACCTCAAATGACTTgccaaatttaaaattaaaggaatGTAAAATGTCAATGATCATATACGTAAAAATTTTACTTGATATATTTCATACTATATATCCAAAAATCATTTGTAATATTTCAGAGCAAAATTATGTCAAAACGACGACATTATCCTTATGTTGGTCCACATATTACTTATAATCAAGTACATTTACACTAAAAAGATAGTGACCTTTTGTTTTGACTGAATTTCACTTCTTTGATACATTATTGCGATTTAATAATGCAAAATAACATAAGAATTTAActttattgaaataattatattatatgaaaattgaatgTTCATTTGAGATAAATTGtgttatataaaatataaattaatttcaatatctcaaaaatatatattctctaTAACACCTTCTTGATTTAcattattcataaaataattattttagaatttttatataatctaAATAGATATCAAAACATAGATAGAAAatactttctttttcaaaacttggaACTGAAGAAAGAatgtgaaaataaaaaatatatatgatgtaaaagaaaaagagtaaGTGAGAGGATTTTATAGGATTGTGTTGGTGTTAAGagataaaaaggaaaattataaatttattggtAGTATAGAAAGATTAGAGGGATATTTCTTAAActgttttcatatttattttaagtttttgggCGTGAGAGTGACAAAATCCTTCTACATTAGAATTCACATATGGTTTGTACTTTgtattgaaaaaattaattttgaaattaaaaataaaccaTTAAGAGTTCTTTGCCCACTAATTAAAAGAGCTACTTCGAACTCTTTTAATATTTAGTAtcgatagatatagatatagatatagatatagatatagatatattggTAGTAGAAAGATTAGTcgaatattttttaaacttttttcctatttatttTAGCTTTTTGGTGTGAGAGTGACAAAAAACTTCGTTCTACATTAAAATTTATACCTACTTTATACTTTTTATTGAGAAagttaatattaaaattttaaatataatataatatttttcacgTTGATGCGGCTACTTTAAGAGAACTTCTTAGAAATGTCTTTTAGcatatagtatagatatatagattctTAGAACTTTTTTTTAGTGTGAACCTTAGTATTCAGATGCCCAATTAGGTTTCAACTAATCCAATCGAGCTAAGTCAGCCCACTAAAAGGTAAATCTCTCTTTGTatggatttttttcattcacaagactcgaactcaaTACCTTACTTCGGGGAACAAGCGTCGAACCGCTTGATTAATTCTTAACTCTCTTTTAGtatatagtatagatatagatattagaactctccttttgcttaatacatagatatagataaatagatattgatatagattattttaattatttaaaaaaattatttaatattatataatttttattaggtTAGGGTATTATCGTCATTCAAtctgattttcaattttacaaTTTCCTCCAATCAAATAGATAGAACTTCATTGATTCCCTCTCTATTCAATTCGCTATTAATTCGATTCCCTATCAATTACGCACCAGTGAACTTTATATGATTTGGATTATTCCTCATTTCTAAGCAAACAAACCAAATAAAAAGGAGTAGCAACCCatgtgaaaaaaagaaacactaaataataatacaacGCGTATGTGCTCAAGAGTGGATCCACAATGGACATAACATAATACTATAAACAAATCACACGATGAGAATCCCAAATCACCATATTATACTGACTACCCGTCAAAATAGGAATAATAAAatcatcaaaatcaaataaatgaaaaaattacacGCGAGGGctaattattaattgatttacttaattaagtaGTCAAATTAAACATGTCCCCTTACTTAGATTCCGAGAATTAAATGTGGCGGCTCGATAGAATCTAACTGTGCGTCGGGAGAATCTGAGACAGGCGAGCCGAGCGGTCACTTGCGGCTGGCGGCTTACTCACATTTCCGGCTTGCAATAACTCCCCCGCCTAACCCGGGCCGCCACATGGCCCTTGTCGGTCGTGCATTTCACCGGGTTTGGGCCCACGCTCACCGCCTTCTCACCGGCAGCTCGTCAGCAACCCGCCTCCGCCTCCCCTCCGCTTCCCTCCGCCTCCGCCAACGCCGCCTCCACTCCTCTCGAGCTCGTTGTGCTGCCGAAGCTGTATCCTGGTGAACTCCTCAATGTCGGACGCACTAACGGAGTAGTTCGTGACGCTCGCATGGTCAAAGGCCGTCCCTTCCGCCGTGGTCACGCTCCACATGACGCTAGCTTCACTTGGCTCGTATCCGCATTCTGTGGCGGTATCGTAGGCCGCCACCGCAGTGGGCCCATCCAGGCAGCCATAGATTCCTCCACTGGCAGCAGTGGAGAACCTTGGCCTTGCCTCGTCGAGCGAGTCCCTCGGCCGAGCATACGCAGCCGGGTAAGAGGTTGAGTTCGCTTGCGTGGAAAAGCTCTCAATCTCAAACAAGTCCGAGCTCGCATCGCTCATTATGTCATCGTCGATTGATACAGAGTTGATCCGCCGACGAGGGTTCACCGGGGAAGATATAGCATCCCTCGACTTCATCCGAATGTCTGGTGGGATGCCGGATGGCTGGAAGACTTCAAGCGAGTCCCGAGGTGGATCTTCGGTGAGTGGAAGGGGTAGAGAAGCAATGACAGCAGAAGCAGTTTTAGGTGGGAAGTCATGGATGAGTAGCTTCCTATTGGAAGGCAACGAAGAAGATGAAGTGGAAGGATTCAGCACAGGAAATGTGGATCCTTCATTGGAGAATCTGGTATGAGCATCTGGGACAATATTCTGCATATTCTCCACAAAAAGTTCAGGTTTCGAAGTTACTTTCCCAGTCGAATTATCGAGCTTAAGCTTGGAAATTACAGCTTCCCCCAGTTTGGGACTGCAGTTGTTCCGACTCGCCGGGGATCTCGTCTCTGATGAGGTTTTCTTCACTTGAACTGACTTCTTGCTGAAGCACGGCACTCCCGGAGGAAAAGCAGCCACCTAGGAGAATTGCACCTGGACCCGCTCTTCCGGTCCAATGCAGGATTCCTTAGCGACACCGGGATCGCCCCGGGTGGGTTTGACAGCAGCCCTGTGTGGCTGTTCGAGCTTGCCTCAGATGAGGCTGTGGGAGTCGCATAAGAGCGGTACGACCGGGTCCGATAGCTTCTGCTGAACCCATCGACCGACAAATCCATGGAGAACCTTGGAACTGGCTGGGAGATCTTCTTGGTTGCACAGGGAATCAGGTCGATGCTGGTCTCAGTGAAGTACTTCCGGGCATCGAAGATGCTCAGCTCCAAGTCACCAAGGGCTGCTGCTGCCACCACTGCCCTGCTTTCGCCACATCCATCATTGTCATCATTGGTTGGTCTGAGGTAGGCTGAGAAGGAAAAATCCGTGGCCATTAGGCTGCTCAGTTTCTTTTGCCCGAATGAGGAAGAGTGAAAAGGAAAAGTGGGCTGATTGGTTTGCGGCTGAGGGAAGCTGCTACCCAGGTTGCTGCTAACAGGGGATCTCATGATCAGAAATGAATCAAGCAGGTGAAGTGGCCAAAACACCAATCATGGAGGAGTAGCCATTTATTCTCTTCATGCCGTTGCCATTAATTGCCATTTATGAACTGCAGACTGTTCTGTTGTGTTTGAGAATTACGGCTGTTTGATTGGCAAGACATTCTCTCTGTTGAGAAAATGGGTGAAATGGAGGAGGGAGCTTCTATGCCGTACCCGAGTACCTGAGGATCACAGTCCTCCATCACCGTTGTACGCGGCATGCCTTTGCTTAGAGATGAAGTAGGCTTTACTAATGGGAGGCCTAAGGTACTGTACCTAGTCGGGGGACTCGGGATGGTTGGATATTCCTAAAGGAGGAAAGGATTTGGTTATTTTGATGATGTGGGAGGGATGGTATATTCGAGAATATAACATAGAACATTGAAAAGGTTCAAAGTTTTCGGGGATCATATGTACACTTTCTGTTATTCAACTTAGTAACTTGTTGActaagaaaactaaaaaa is a genomic window containing:
- the LOC116204344 gene encoding protein PHYTOCHROME KINASE SUBSTRATE 4-like gives rise to the protein MRSPVSSNLGSSFPQPQTNQPTFPFHSSSFGQKKLSSLMATDFSFSAYLRPTNDDNDGCGESRAVVAAAALGDLELSIFDARKYFTETSIDLIPCATKKISQPVPRFSMDLSVDGFSRSYRTRSYRSYATPTASSEASSNSHTGLLSNPPGAIPVSLRNPALDRKSGSSKKSVQVKKTSSETRSPASRNNCSPKLGEAVISKLKLDNSTGKVTSKPELFVENMQNIVPDAHTRFSNEGSTFPVLNPSTSSSSLPSNRKLLIHDFPPKTASAVIASLPLPLTEDPPRDSLEVFQPSGIPPDIRMKSRDAISSPVNPRRRINSVSIDDDIMSDASSDLFEIESFSTQANSTSYPAAYARPRDSLDEARPRFSTAASGGIYGCLDGPTAVAAYDTATECGYEPSEASVMWSVTTAEGTAFDHASVTNYSVSASDIEEFTRIQLRQHNELERSGGGVGGGGGKRRGGGGGLLTSCR